Proteins from a single region of Pseudomonas sp. BSw22131:
- a CDS encoding carbohydrate ABC transporter permease encodes MNTSTLPPRVETSSDKRHAKGSVTKPGWFLVSPSVLLLLIWMIVPLGMTIYFSLIRYNLLNPGEEEFVGLENFHYFITDSGFIPGATNTLLLVGSVLLISVVLGVLISALLEASEFFGRGIVRVLLISPFFIMPTVSALIWKNLIFHPVSGILAWVWKLFGAQPIDWLANYPLLSIIIIVSWQWLPFAILILMTAMQSLDQEQKEAARLDGAGPIAIFWHLTLPHLARPIAVVVMIETIFLLSVFAEIFTTTNGGPGFASTNLAYLIYNQALLQFDVGMASAGGLIAVVIANIAAIILIRMIGKNLTDKS; translated from the coding sequence ATGAATACCTCAACCCTCCCCCCACGCGTGGAAACTTCCAGCGACAAGCGTCACGCCAAAGGTAGCGTGACCAAACCCGGCTGGTTCCTGGTCAGCCCGTCGGTGCTGTTGTTGCTGATCTGGATGATCGTCCCGCTGGGCATGACGATCTATTTCTCGCTGATTCGCTACAACCTTCTCAACCCCGGCGAAGAAGAGTTTGTCGGCCTTGAGAACTTCCACTATTTCATCACTGACAGCGGGTTCATTCCCGGTGCCACTAACACCTTGCTGCTGGTGGGCAGTGTCCTGCTGATCAGCGTAGTCCTCGGCGTGCTGATCTCTGCGTTGCTGGAAGCCAGCGAGTTTTTCGGACGCGGCATTGTGCGCGTGCTGCTGATTTCGCCGTTTTTCATCATGCCAACGGTCAGCGCGTTGATCTGGAAAAACCTGATTTTCCACCCGGTTTCCGGAATTCTCGCCTGGGTGTGGAAGCTGTTCGGCGCCCAACCCATCGACTGGCTGGCCAATTACCCGCTGCTGTCGATCATCATTATTGTGTCTTGGCAGTGGCTGCCGTTCGCGATCCTGATCCTGATGACGGCCATGCAGTCTCTGGACCAGGAACAGAAGGAAGCCGCGCGCCTGGACGGTGCCGGTCCGATTGCGATCTTCTGGCACCTGACGCTGCCACACCTGGCGCGTCCAATTGCGGTGGTGGTGATGATCGAAACCATCTTCCTGCTCTCGGTGTTCGCTGAAATCTTCACCACCACCAACGGCGGTCCGGGGTTTGCTTCGACCAACCTGGCGTACCTGATCTACAACCAGGCGCTGCTGCAATTCGACGTGGGCATGGCGTCCGCCGGCGGTTTGATCGCCGTGGTCATCGCCAACATTGCCGCCATCATCCTGATTCGGATGATCGGCAAAAACCTCACTGACAAGTCCTGA
- a CDS encoding ABC transporter substrate-binding protein, which translates to MKTSAKVLLAGTCLTLSTLACAGDVTIATVNNSDMIRMQKLSKTFEAQHPDIKLKWVVLEENVLRQRLTTDIATNGGQFDVLTIGMYEASLWGAKGWLQEQKDLPASYALDDVFPSVRDGLSVDGKLFALPFYAESSITYYRTDLFKAAGLTMPERPTWTQIAEFADKLTDKSKEQYGICLRGKAGWGENMALISTVANSFGARWFDEQWKPQFDQPEWKNALNFYVNVMKKDGPPGASSNGFNENLALFNSGKCAIWVDASVAGSFVTDKTQSKVADNVGFTYAPHEVTDKGSAWLYSWALAIPTSAKNQKDAQAFTQWATSKEYAALVAEKDGVSNVPPGTRASTYTDAYKKAAPFANITLESLKAVTPKSPTLKPVPYVGIQLVTIPEFQAIGTSVGQQFSAALVGSSTVDAALSNAQTATERDMKRAGYPKKG; encoded by the coding sequence ATGAAGACCTCTGCAAAAGTGCTGCTGGCTGGTACCTGTCTGACTCTCTCCACCCTCGCCTGCGCTGGCGACGTCACTATCGCGACCGTCAACAACAGCGACATGATTCGCATGCAGAAGCTCTCGAAGACCTTCGAAGCTCAACACCCCGACATCAAACTCAAGTGGGTCGTTCTGGAAGAGAACGTGCTGCGCCAACGCCTGACCACCGACATTGCCACCAACGGCGGTCAGTTCGACGTTCTGACCATCGGCATGTACGAAGCGTCACTCTGGGGCGCCAAGGGCTGGTTGCAAGAGCAGAAAGATTTGCCAGCGTCCTACGCGCTGGACGACGTATTCCCCTCCGTGCGTGACGGTCTTTCCGTCGATGGCAAATTGTTTGCCCTGCCGTTCTATGCCGAAAGCTCGATCACCTATTACCGCACCGACCTGTTCAAAGCGGCTGGCCTGACCATGCCGGAGCGTCCAACGTGGACGCAGATTGCCGAGTTCGCTGACAAGCTGACCGACAAATCCAAAGAGCAGTACGGTATCTGCCTGCGTGGCAAAGCGGGCTGGGGCGAGAACATGGCGCTGATCAGCACCGTCGCCAACTCGTTCGGTGCGCGCTGGTTCGATGAACAATGGAAGCCGCAGTTCGACCAGCCTGAATGGAAGAACGCGCTTAATTTCTACGTCAACGTGATGAAAAAAGACGGCCCTCCCGGCGCGTCGAGCAACGGTTTCAACGAAAACCTGGCGCTTTTCAACAGTGGCAAGTGCGCGATCTGGGTCGATGCCAGCGTCGCCGGCTCGTTCGTGACCGACAAGACTCAAAGCAAGGTCGCAGACAACGTCGGCTTCACCTACGCCCCGCATGAAGTCACAGACAAAGGCTCGGCCTGGTTGTATTCGTGGGCTCTGGCGATCCCGACCAGCGCGAAGAATCAGAAAGATGCCCAGGCGTTCACCCAGTGGGCGACCTCCAAAGAGTACGCAGCGCTGGTCGCCGAGAAAGACGGCGTGTCCAACGTTCCACCTGGCACCCGCGCATCGACCTACACCGATGCGTACAAAAAAGCTGCGCCGTTCGCCAACATCACCCTGGAATCGCTCAAGGCTGTGACGCCTAAGTCGCCGACCCTCAAGCCGGTGCCGTACGTGGGCATACAGTTGGTGACCATTCCTGAGTTCCAGGCGATTGGCACCTCGGTCGGTCAGCAGTTCTCCGCGGCACTGGTCGGCAGCAGCACCGTGGACGCAGCACTTAGCAATGCGCAGACCGCAACCGAACGCGACATGAAGCGCGCGGGATACCCGAAAAAGGGCTGA
- a CDS encoding carbohydrate kinase family protein, translating to MYLVCGEALFDFFSQPDSSGQSNKLGFQAIAGGSPFNVAVGLRRLGVEAGFFAGISTDYLGRRLVTVLEEEGVRDDFLVHIDAPTTLAMVAVGKDGSPHYSFRGEGCADRLLTLEHLPTLDDSVRGLHVGSFSLVVQPVADALLTLVQRESGKRLITFDPNVRLNPAPSIDLWRSQVSKFAAHAHIIKVSDEDLSLLYPDHDAESVAKGWLKDNCQIVIMTRGRQGASIFTRDKGTWSVPAREVVTADTVGAGDTFQAALITFLTERQLDTPASLPTLDRDILTEMLNFAVAAAAVTCTRVGPDLPYRDQVV from the coding sequence ATGTATCTCGTCTGTGGCGAAGCACTGTTCGATTTTTTCAGCCAGCCGGACAGCAGCGGTCAAAGCAACAAACTGGGCTTTCAGGCGATAGCCGGCGGCTCGCCCTTCAACGTGGCCGTGGGCTTGCGGCGGCTTGGGGTAGAGGCCGGGTTTTTCGCCGGCATCTCGACCGACTACCTCGGTCGCCGCCTGGTCACCGTGCTTGAGGAAGAAGGCGTGCGCGACGATTTCCTCGTGCATATCGACGCGCCGACCACGCTGGCCATGGTTGCGGTGGGCAAAGACGGCTCTCCGCATTACAGCTTCCGGGGCGAAGGCTGCGCGGACCGGCTGTTGACCCTTGAGCATCTGCCGACGCTGGACGACAGCGTACGCGGTCTGCATGTGGGCTCGTTTTCACTGGTGGTGCAACCGGTGGCCGATGCGCTGCTGACGCTGGTGCAGCGCGAAAGCGGCAAGCGCCTGATCACTTTCGACCCCAACGTGCGACTCAATCCGGCGCCCAGCATCGATTTGTGGCGCAGCCAGGTCAGCAAGTTCGCCGCGCACGCGCACATCATCAAAGTAAGTGATGAGGACTTGAGTCTGTTATACCCGGACCACGATGCCGAATCCGTCGCCAAAGGCTGGCTCAAGGACAACTGTCAGATCGTGATCATGACCCGCGGCCGTCAAGGCGCGAGCATCTTCACTCGTGACAAAGGCACTTGGTCGGTGCCCGCCCGTGAAGTTGTCACGGCAGACACCGTCGGCGCCGGCGACACCTTTCAGGCAGCGTTGATCACCTTCCTCACCGAGCGCCAACTGGACACCCCGGCAAGCCTGCCAACGCTGGACCGCGACATCCTGACCGAAATGCTCAACTTCGCCGTCGCGGCCGCTGCCGTCACCTGCACCCGCGTCGGGCCGGACCTGCCGTATCGCGATCAGGTGGTGTGA
- a CDS encoding DUF3253 domain-containing protein yields MSISDTDIEHCITTLLGTRDAASSICPSDPARALSGDEETWRGLMPRVREVARQMASRGVIRVTQGEHEVTINEQLRGPIRLRRGTEARHPRRT; encoded by the coding sequence ATGTCGATCAGCGATACAGACATTGAGCACTGCATCACAACCTTGCTGGGCACGCGCGACGCGGCGTCATCCATTTGCCCGTCAGACCCAGCCCGTGCCCTGAGCGGCGATGAAGAAACCTGGCGAGGACTGATGCCCCGCGTCCGAGAAGTAGCCAGACAGATGGCGTCACGCGGCGTCATCCGCGTGACGCAGGGGGAGCACGAAGTGACCATCAACGAACAACTGCGCGGGCCAATTCGGCTTCGGCGCGGGACTGAAGCCAGACACCCTCGCCGTACCTGA
- a CDS encoding ABC transporter ATP-binding protein: protein MANLTIRNLQKGFDGHQIIKGIDLDVKDREFVVFVGPSGCGKSTLLRLIAGLEDVTSGTIELDGRDITQVTPAKRDLAMVFQTYALYPHMTVGKNLSFALDLAGGDKAEIKRKVDEAARILELGPLLERKPKQLSGGQRQRVAIGRAIVRNPKIFLFDEPLSNLDAALRVQTRLELSRLHKELQATMIYVTHDQVEAMTLADKVVVLNGGKVEQVGSPLELYHHPANLFVAGFLGTPKMGFLKGNVSAVHSTGCEVTLDAGTTISLPLSNARQSVGDPVTLGIRPEHLELAKDGDTQLSVIADVSERLGSDTYCHVRTQAGEMLTMRIRGDLASQYGETLNLHLDSAHCHLFDAQGQVIGKALQAVA from the coding sequence ATGGCTAACCTGACAATCAGAAATCTGCAAAAAGGCTTCGACGGCCACCAGATCATCAAAGGCATCGATCTGGACGTCAAAGACCGTGAATTCGTGGTCTTCGTCGGCCCGTCGGGGTGTGGCAAATCCACGCTGTTGCGGTTGATCGCAGGCCTTGAAGACGTGACCTCCGGCACCATAGAACTCGATGGCCGTGACATCACCCAGGTCACCCCGGCCAAACGCGACCTGGCGATGGTGTTTCAGACCTATGCCCTCTACCCGCACATGACGGTGGGCAAAAACCTGTCGTTCGCACTGGACCTGGCAGGCGGCGACAAAGCTGAAATCAAGCGCAAGGTCGATGAGGCCGCACGCATTCTTGAGCTGGGCCCACTGCTGGAGCGCAAGCCCAAGCAGTTGTCGGGCGGGCAGCGTCAACGCGTGGCGATTGGTCGAGCCATCGTGCGTAATCCGAAAATTTTCCTGTTCGACGAACCGCTGTCCAACCTCGACGCGGCACTGCGCGTGCAGACCCGCCTTGAGCTGTCACGCCTGCACAAAGAGCTGCAGGCGACGATGATTTACGTGACTCACGATCAGGTCGAAGCCATGACCCTGGCCGACAAAGTGGTGGTGCTCAATGGCGGCAAAGTGGAGCAGGTCGGCTCGCCGCTGGAGCTGTATCACCACCCGGCCAACCTGTTTGTCGCAGGCTTCCTCGGCACACCGAAAATGGGCTTCCTGAAGGGCAACGTCAGCGCGGTGCATTCAACTGGTTGCGAAGTCACGCTGGACGCCGGCACCACCATCAGCCTGCCCTTGAGCAATGCGCGGCAAAGCGTCGGTGACCCGGTGACGCTGGGCATCCGCCCTGAGCACCTTGAGCTGGCAAAGGACGGCGACACCCAGTTGAGCGTCATCGCCGACGTCAGCGAGCGCCTGGGCAGCGACACCTACTGCCATGTCCGCACCCAGGCTGGCGAGATGCTGACCATGCGTATTCGTGGCGACCTCGCCAGCCAGTACGGCGAAACCCTGAACCTGCACCTGGACAGCGCTCACTGCCACCTGTTCGACGCACAGGGCCAGGTCATCGGCAAAGCCCTGCAAGCGGTCGCCTGA
- a CDS encoding mannitol dehydrogenase family protein produces the protein MKLNKQNLSQLDKSVVLPSYTLDQRRQGIAHIGVGGFHRAHQAFYTDALMNLGATEGTGEGLDWAICGVSLREEDRANFDALQSQDFLFTLFELGDTPDTETRIIGSMDQMLMSTDNDLALIDKLASPDIRIVSLTITEGGYCIDDSTGEFMSHLPQIQYDLAHPATPKTVFGYLCAALSKRRAEGTPAFTLMSCDNLPHNGGVTRKALLAFAKLRDPQLHDWIAEQVSFPNAMVDRITPMTSTAHRLQLHDQKGIDDAWPVVCEPFVQWVLEDKFVNGRPAWEKVGVQFTDDVTPYEEMKIKLLNGSHLALTYLGALKGYRFVHETMNDPLFVEYIRTYMDRDVTQQLPSVPGIDLESYKDTLIERFSNQAIADQLERVCSDGSSKFPKFTVPTINRLILDDGNLDRASLVVAAWALYLQGNRTGDFKGENGVEYKIVDPRADFCKALVTDDVLVTQRLLEVEEIFGAAIPKSPAFVASFEKNLNSLKQLGVSKTLEKLLGKNA, from the coding sequence ATGAAACTGAATAAGCAAAACCTGTCGCAGCTGGACAAAAGCGTTGTCCTGCCCTCTTACACACTGGATCAGCGCCGCCAAGGAATCGCACACATCGGCGTCGGTGGATTTCATCGCGCGCATCAGGCGTTCTATACCGACGCCCTGATGAACCTCGGTGCTACAGAAGGCACCGGCGAAGGCCTGGACTGGGCGATTTGCGGGGTCAGCCTGCGTGAAGAAGACCGTGCCAATTTCGACGCGCTGCAAAGCCAGGACTTTCTCTTCACGCTGTTCGAACTGGGCGACACGCCGGACACCGAAACCCGCATCATCGGGTCGATGGACCAGATGCTGATGTCCACCGACAACGACCTGGCGCTGATCGACAAACTGGCCAGCCCGGACATCCGCATCGTCTCGCTGACCATCACCGAGGGCGGTTATTGCATCGACGACAGCACCGGCGAGTTCATGAGCCATCTGCCGCAGATCCAGTACGACCTGGCGCACCCGGCTACACCAAAAACCGTGTTCGGTTACTTGTGCGCAGCCCTCAGCAAACGCCGCGCCGAAGGCACGCCTGCGTTCACGCTGATGTCGTGCGATAACCTGCCGCACAACGGCGGCGTGACACGCAAAGCGTTGCTGGCTTTCGCCAAACTGCGTGATCCGCAATTGCACGACTGGATCGCCGAACAGGTCAGCTTTCCCAACGCCATGGTTGACCGCATCACGCCGATGACGAGCACCGCGCACCGCCTGCAACTGCACGATCAGAAAGGCATCGACGATGCCTGGCCGGTGGTTTGCGAACCGTTCGTGCAATGGGTACTGGAGGACAAGTTCGTCAATGGCCGCCCCGCCTGGGAAAAGGTCGGCGTGCAATTCACCGACGACGTCACGCCCTATGAAGAAATGAAGATCAAATTGCTCAACGGCAGCCATCTGGCGCTGACGTATCTGGGTGCGCTGAAGGGTTATCGCTTTGTTCACGAAACCATGAACGACCCTTTGTTCGTGGAGTACATCCGCACGTACATGGACCGCGACGTCACCCAGCAACTGCCTTCTGTGCCGGGCATTGATCTTGAGAGCTACAAGGACACGCTGATCGAGCGCTTTTCCAATCAGGCCATTGCTGACCAACTGGAACGCGTGTGTTCGGATGGGTCGTCGAAATTCCCGAAATTCACCGTGCCGACGATCAACCGGCTGATTCTCGACGACGGCAATCTGGATCGCGCCTCGCTGGTGGTCGCTGCCTGGGCGCTGTATTTGCAGGGTAACCGCACGGGGGATTTCAAGGGCGAAAACGGCGTCGAGTACAAGATCGTCGATCCGCGCGCGGACTTCTGCAAAGCGCTGGTGACAGACGACGTGCTGGTCACTCAACGCCTGCTGGAAGTGGAAGAGATATTTGGCGCGGCGATTCCGAAATCACCGGCGTTCGTGGCATCGTTCGAAAAAAACCTGAACAGCCTGAAGCAGCTGGGCGTCAGCAAAACCCTGGAAAAACTGTTAGGCAAAAACGCCTGA
- the xylB gene encoding xylulokinase yields MFLGIDCGTQGTKAIVLDAVNGKVLGEGSGAHNMISGANGRREQDVQQWLDAFERATAEALKQAGVSGSQILGIGVSGQQHGLVMIDELGHVLRPAKLWCDTESAPQNDRLLDYLGGEAGSLERLGIVIAPGYTVSKLLWTQEHFPELFARIDKILLPHDFLNYWLTGRCCSDYGDSSGTGYFNVRTREWDVDILNHIDSSGRLVRALPTLLEADQSVGTILPAIAERLGLNPDAIVSSGGGDNMMGAIGTGNIAPGLITMSLGSSGTVYAYADQASVSDQPSVATFCSSSGGWLPLICTMNLTNATGAIRELFALDIAAFNEAVSAAPIGAQGVLMLPFLNGERVPTLPHATGSIHGLDSTNLSQANLCRAVVEGTTFGLRYGLDLLRDSGIKSANIRLIGGGAKSAVWRQIVADIMDTPVICTTGSEAAALGAAIQAAWCQSQTAGEGQSLQALCERCVSLEPSSETRPIAENVAAYHSVYQHYRQQLQGL; encoded by the coding sequence ATGTTTCTCGGAATCGATTGCGGTACACAAGGCACAAAAGCCATCGTCCTCGATGCCGTCAATGGCAAGGTGCTCGGCGAAGGATCAGGCGCACACAACATGATCAGCGGCGCCAACGGGCGTCGCGAACAAGATGTCCAGCAGTGGCTGGACGCGTTCGAGCGGGCGACCGCCGAGGCTTTGAAGCAGGCCGGCGTGTCCGGTTCGCAGATCCTTGGCATTGGCGTTTCAGGCCAGCAACACGGTTTGGTGATGATCGATGAACTGGGTCACGTGCTGCGCCCCGCAAAACTGTGGTGCGACACTGAATCCGCCCCGCAAAACGATCGACTGCTTGACTATCTGGGCGGCGAGGCAGGCTCGCTGGAGCGTCTGGGCATCGTCATCGCGCCGGGTTACACCGTCTCGAAGCTGCTGTGGACCCAAGAGCATTTCCCCGAGCTGTTCGCCCGGATCGACAAGATCCTGCTGCCCCACGACTTCCTGAATTACTGGCTGACCGGGCGCTGCTGCAGTGATTACGGCGACTCGTCGGGTACTGGCTACTTCAATGTGCGCACCCGTGAATGGGACGTGGACATCCTCAATCACATCGACTCGAGCGGACGTCTGGTCAGGGCGTTGCCAACGTTGCTGGAGGCCGATCAGTCGGTCGGGACGATCCTGCCAGCGATTGCCGAGCGCCTCGGCCTCAATCCCGATGCCATCGTTTCAAGCGGCGGCGGCGACAACATGATGGGCGCCATCGGGACCGGCAACATCGCCCCGGGGCTGATCACCATGAGCCTTGGCTCGTCAGGAACGGTGTACGCGTACGCCGACCAGGCAAGCGTCAGCGACCAGCCTTCAGTGGCCACCTTCTGTTCGTCGTCCGGGGGCTGGCTGCCGCTGATCTGCACCATGAACCTGACCAACGCCACGGGCGCCATTCGAGAGCTGTTCGCGCTGGACATCGCTGCGTTCAACGAGGCTGTGTCGGCTGCGCCGATTGGCGCGCAAGGCGTGCTGATGCTGCCATTCCTGAACGGCGAACGCGTGCCCACCCTGCCCCACGCCACTGGCAGTATTCATGGGCTGGACAGCACCAACCTGAGCCAGGCCAACCTGTGCCGCGCCGTGGTTGAAGGCACGACCTTCGGCCTGCGTTACGGCCTGGACCTGCTGCGCGACAGCGGCATCAAAAGCGCAAACATTCGCCTGATTGGCGGCGGTGCGAAAAGCGCCGTGTGGCGCCAGATCGTCGCGGACATCATGGACACCCCGGTGATCTGCACCACCGGCAGCGAAGCTGCCGCGTTAGGCGCAGCGATTCAGGCGGCGTGGTGTCAGTCGCAGACCGCTGGCGAAGGCCAGTCATTGCAGGCATTGTGCGAGCGCTGCGTCAGCCTTGAGCCGAGCAGCGAAACCCGACCCATCGCCGAAAACGTCGCGGCCTATCACAGCGTTTATCAGCACTACCGCCAACAATTGCAGGGCCTCTGA
- a CDS encoding carbohydrate ABC transporter permease — MMTLKQSRRLQSVMLGTLSWLVAALIFFPIFWMVLTSFKTEIDAFATPPQFFFTPTLENYLHIQERSDYFHFAWNSVLISFSATALALLIAVPAAYSMAFFETKRTKSTLLWMLSTKMLPPVGVLMPIYLLAKTFGLLDSRIALIVIYTLINLPIVVWMIYTYFKDIPGEILEASRLDGASTRQEIFKVLIPICKGGLASTALLSLILCWNEAFWSLNLTSSNAAPLTALIASYSSPEGLFWAKLSAVSTLACAPILIFGWISQKQLVRGLSFGAVK; from the coding sequence ATGATGACGCTCAAACAATCCCGTCGCCTCCAAAGCGTGATGCTCGGCACCTTGTCGTGGCTGGTCGCGGCGCTGATCTTCTTCCCGATTTTCTGGATGGTCCTGACCAGTTTCAAGACCGAGATCGACGCCTTCGCCACGCCGCCGCAGTTCTTCTTCACGCCAACGCTGGAAAACTACCTGCACATTCAGGAGCGCAGTGATTACTTCCACTTCGCCTGGAACTCGGTCCTGATTTCCTTCAGCGCCACGGCACTGGCCCTGTTGATCGCGGTGCCGGCGGCCTACTCGATGGCCTTCTTCGAAACCAAACGCACCAAGAGCACGCTGCTGTGGATGCTCTCGACCAAGATGCTGCCGCCGGTGGGCGTGTTGATGCCGATCTATCTGCTGGCCAAGACCTTTGGCCTGCTGGATTCACGCATTGCGCTGATCGTGATCTACACGCTGATCAACCTGCCGATTGTGGTCTGGATGATTTACACCTACTTCAAGGATATTCCTGGCGAAATTCTCGAAGCCTCACGGCTGGACGGCGCCAGCACCCGGCAAGAGATCTTCAAGGTGCTGATCCCGATCTGCAAAGGCGGCCTGGCGTCGACGGCGCTGCTGTCGCTGATTCTGTGCTGGAACGAGGCGTTCTGGTCGCTGAACCTGACCTCGTCTAACGCTGCGCCACTGACCGCGCTGATCGCGTCTTACTCAAGCCCTGAAGGCCTGTTCTGGGCCAAGTTGTCCGCCGTCTCGACCCTTGCATGTGCGCCGATTCTGATTTTCGGCTGGATCAGCCAAAAACAACTGGTACGCGGCCTGTCGTTTGGTGCGGTGAAATAA
- the cobF gene encoding precorrin-6A synthase (deacetylating) encodes MKKIHLIGIGAGNPDYITVQAIKALNRTQVFFILDKGLTKDALLGLRKDICERYIEGNDYRLVQVQDPQREADLASYQAGIETWHEQRAVLFERLISQEVGEGETGAFLVWGDPSLYDSTLRILDRVLRRGAEVFDYEVIPGITSVQALAAQHRIPLNRIGEPIHITTGRQLAQSDGADIDNVVVMLDAHCTFERFVDQDLHIYWGAYLGTSDEILINGPLSDVSEQIGAIRADARAAKGWIMDTYLLRRNLD; translated from the coding sequence ATGAAAAAGATCCACCTCATCGGTATTGGTGCGGGTAATCCCGACTACATCACGGTTCAGGCGATCAAGGCGCTGAACCGCACGCAGGTGTTTTTCATCCTCGATAAGGGCCTGACGAAGGACGCGTTGCTGGGCCTGCGAAAGGATATCTGCGAGCGCTACATCGAGGGTAATGATTACCGGCTGGTGCAGGTACAGGACCCACAGCGAGAGGCCGATCTTGCTTCTTATCAGGCGGGCATCGAGACCTGGCATGAGCAGCGGGCGGTGTTGTTTGAGCGGTTGATCTCGCAGGAGGTCGGGGAGGGTGAAACCGGAGCGTTTCTGGTGTGGGGCGACCCGTCGTTGTACGACAGCACGCTACGCATTCTGGACCGGGTGCTTCGGCGTGGGGCTGAAGTGTTCGATTACGAGGTCATCCCTGGCATCACCAGCGTTCAGGCTTTGGCGGCGCAACACCGTATCCCCCTCAATCGCATCGGCGAACCCATTCATATCACCACCGGCCGACAACTCGCCCAGTCGGATGGGGCTGACATCGACAATGTGGTGGTGATGCTGGATGCGCATTGCACGTTCGAACGCTTCGTCGATCAGGATTTGCACATTTACTGGGGCGCTTATCTCGGCACCTCGGACGAGATATTGATCAACGGCCCGTTGAGTGACGTCAGTGAGCAGATCGGGGCAATTCGTGCCGATGCGCGGGCGGCGAAGGGCTGGATTATGGATACGTATTTATTGCGTCGGAATCTGGATTGA
- a CDS encoding AraC family transcriptional regulator: MTRTTRVTDPSYELMDDHNGLSIIYREHGFPCPLVRWHFHKEYELHLITASSGKVFVGDYIGNFYPDTLFLTGPNLPHNWISQIEENEVVPKRDMLVNFTDDLLESGNQVFAELRTLTPLLERAQHGIEFRCKRTIRQATRLMQKIAESSGMTRLGHFFILLELLAASDDYQLLSGTTAPQTADEHSIDRTNKAVDYIFAHYARELPLEEVAEYLHMKPTYFSRVFKQATGRCFVEFVNRLRISKSCELLADGDKPVTDVCFESGFNNISNFNRRFQKLKGMTPSHYRRLAVQRLTEQNLY, encoded by the coding sequence ATGACCAGAACAACAAGAGTCACCGACCCTTCCTACGAGCTGATGGACGACCACAACGGGTTGTCGATCATTTACCGCGAACACGGCTTCCCGTGTCCGCTGGTGCGCTGGCATTTCCACAAGGAATACGAGCTGCACCTGATCACCGCCAGCTCAGGCAAGGTGTTCGTGGGGGACTACATCGGTAACTTTTACCCCGACACACTGTTTCTCACCGGGCCGAACCTGCCGCACAACTGGATCAGCCAGATCGAAGAAAACGAGGTCGTACCCAAGCGCGACATGCTGGTGAACTTCACCGACGATTTGCTCGAAAGCGGCAATCAGGTATTCGCTGAGCTGCGCACGCTGACGCCGCTGCTGGAGCGCGCGCAGCACGGCATCGAGTTTCGCTGCAAACGCACGATTCGCCAGGCCACGCGGCTGATGCAAAAAATTGCCGAATCCAGTGGCATGACCCGGCTGGGTCACTTTTTCATCCTGCTGGAGTTGCTCGCCGCCAGCGACGACTATCAGTTGCTATCCGGCACCACCGCGCCGCAAACCGCCGACGAGCACAGTATTGATCGCACCAACAAGGCGGTGGATTACATCTTCGCCCATTACGCTCGCGAGCTGCCCCTCGAAGAAGTGGCCGAGTACCTGCACATGAAGCCGACGTATTTCTCCCGGGTGTTCAAACAGGCCACGGGGCGCTGCTTTGTCGAGTTCGTGAACCGGCTGCGCATCAGTAAATCCTGCGAGCTTCTGGCCGATGGCGACAAGCCAGTGACAGATGTGTGTTTCGAGTCCGGATTCAACAACATTTCCAACTTCAACCGACGCTTTCAGAAGCTCAAGGGCATGACGCCGTCGCACTACCGCCGACTCGCCGTTCAGCGTCTGACCGAACAAAACCTGTACTGA